The Synechococcales cyanobacterium T60_A2020_003 genome contains a region encoding:
- a CDS encoding tetratricopeptide repeat protein has protein sequence MTHSCEPSGINQETYDRLKLLLSLNMRRQILLAVCDDLVLRDRLVTQLESEVAYPLPSNTEGDRLDDYPHLVSLTLDLHDPNPVVQMAQWLTEFPPPAGQDYRLPAFQIIGIEHLTRQPAAVQRLFFSYLDGIERSLPMMEFSVLLWLPRPWFNALKESAPDFWRCRNAVFEFVGDPTPLTHPSHPSEAATATPSNPSPQLPASSPQPKPEAPAAQFSERELLKILHHDLRSLDRERRSPSANQSQSTTTDDPPKALTPPPLLPLTTQTSHSSTNGSSPAIAHGMNGKSLGTSYSISVKNGGSVTLNPIKGIPAERTRAFIKPTAIPDLDLDAVTDPEVLKEQIALLHQQQASPSVLSNAYRTLGNLYRTRVEEGNATDAEILAAIQAYEQVLVWLQESSPVWIDVLNDMGNLFWMLSRRSLDPEKALSNLNQAIATYQHGLARVKLPEHLPNYTMLQNNLGAAYSDLARFENPAESLQKSIQAYQQALRHRNPDVDPMRYALTQNNLGTAYWNLAQHYKPKDNLKQAVAAYSEALRFYRPETEPLNHAMIQNNLGTAYWNLAQHERPQDWLTLALGAYRMALRYRTIDKTPAAYAATQNNLGTAYWHMANHCKNNPEARLDYLRQAIVAYAETLIAVERIVMQHRWEGNTSPTLNFDVYATHNNLALAHYQLATDYQIPFQDDIRLDHLDLALREHLKALQGWMDKADLHQTTVGYIARTVRAFYNQGGIKAQNQALSKIPANLLPEILPQL, from the coding sequence GTGACACACTCTTGCGAGCCTTCCGGGATTAATCAGGAAACCTATGATCGCTTAAAGCTGCTGCTGAGCCTGAATATGCGGCGTCAGATTTTGCTGGCCGTCTGCGATGATCTGGTGCTGCGCGATCGCCTGGTAACGCAGTTAGAGTCGGAGGTGGCCTATCCCCTACCCTCGAATACCGAGGGCGATCGCCTAGACGACTATCCCCACCTGGTCAGCCTCACGCTCGATCTCCACGATCCCAATCCGGTGGTGCAAATGGCGCAATGGCTCACGGAGTTTCCCCCCCCTGCGGGGCAAGATTATCGATTACCCGCTTTTCAGATCATCGGGATCGAGCACCTCACCCGCCAGCCTGCCGCCGTTCAGCGACTCTTCTTCAGCTATTTAGACGGCATTGAGCGCAGCCTGCCGATGATGGAGTTCAGCGTGCTGCTGTGGCTGCCGCGCCCTTGGTTTAATGCGCTGAAAGAATCGGCTCCGGACTTTTGGCGATGCCGGAATGCGGTATTCGAGTTTGTGGGCGATCCCACTCCTCTGACCCACCCGTCCCATCCCTCCGAAGCCGCGACCGCGACCCCCTCCAATCCGTCACCGCAACTGCCAGCCTCCTCGCCCCAACCCAAACCTGAAGCTCCCGCCGCCCAGTTTTCGGAACGGGAGTTGCTTAAAATTCTGCACCATGATCTGCGAAGTCTCGATCGGGAACGGCGATCGCCCTCCGCCAACCAATCCCAATCTACGACGACGGACGATCCTCCCAAGGCGCTAACTCCGCCACCGCTGCTTCCGTTGACCACCCAGACCAGCCATTCGTCTACGAACGGCTCATCACCTGCGATCGCCCACGGCATGAATGGCAAATCGCTGGGAACGTCCTACTCCATTTCGGTTAAAAACGGTGGATCGGTTACCCTAAATCCGATCAAGGGTATCCCGGCAGAGCGCACCCGAGCGTTCATCAAACCTACCGCGATTCCCGATCTCGATCTCGATGCCGTCACGGATCCGGAGGTACTCAAGGAGCAAATTGCGCTGCTTCACCAACAGCAGGCATCCCCGTCAGTGCTATCCAACGCTTACCGCACCCTAGGCAACCTCTATCGCACTCGTGTAGAGGAAGGAAACGCAACTGATGCCGAAATTCTGGCCGCAATTCAAGCCTATGAGCAGGTGTTGGTGTGGCTTCAGGAGTCGTCGCCCGTGTGGATTGACGTCCTCAACGATATGGGGAATCTGTTCTGGATGCTGTCGCGGCGATCGCTCGATCCGGAAAAAGCATTGTCCAATCTTAATCAGGCGATCGCCACCTACCAGCACGGATTGGCACGGGTGAAACTGCCGGAGCACTTGCCCAACTACACCATGCTGCAAAACAACCTGGGAGCAGCCTACAGCGATCTCGCTCGATTTGAGAACCCCGCCGAAAGCTTGCAGAAATCGATCCAAGCGTACCAACAAGCCCTCCGCCACCGCAATCCCGACGTAGACCCCATGCGCTACGCCCTGACTCAGAACAATTTGGGCACGGCCTACTGGAATCTGGCGCAACATTACAAGCCCAAGGACAACCTCAAACAAGCCGTTGCCGCCTATTCCGAAGCCCTGCGGTTCTATCGTCCCGAAACTGAGCCGCTCAATCACGCCATGATCCAGAACAACCTCGGCACTGCCTACTGGAATCTGGCACAGCATGAGCGTCCCCAGGACTGGCTGACCCTGGCCTTAGGAGCCTATCGGATGGCGCTACGCTACCGCACCATCGACAAAACACCCGCCGCCTATGCCGCCACCCAAAACAACCTGGGAACCGCATACTGGCACATGGCAAACCACTGTAAGAACAACCCAGAAGCGCGGCTGGACTACCTAAGACAGGCGATCGTGGCCTATGCAGAAACCCTGATTGCCGTAGAGCGTATTGTGATGCAGCATCGATGGGAGGGCAACACCTCGCCAACCCTCAACTTTGATGTCTACGCCACCCACAACAATTTGGCTCTGGCGCACTACCAGCTCGCTACGGATTACCAAATTCCGTTCCAGGATGATATTCGTTTGGATCACCTCGATCTTGCCCTGCGGGAACACCTCAAAGCGCTTCAAGGCTGGATGGATAAAGCCGACCTTCACCAAACCACGGTGGGCTACATTGCCCGAACCGTACGCGCCTTCTACAACCAAGGGGGCATCAAGGCGCAAAACCAAGCCCTCTCAAAAATTCCAGCCAATCTCTTGCCAGAAATTTTGCCCCAACTGTAG